The Quercus robur chromosome 3, dhQueRobu3.1, whole genome shotgun sequence DNA segment GGAGCCACTTATCCTTCAAGGCATTGATTGAAACTCCATTACCAACCCTCCAACAATGGCCAGATTGGAGAATAGGCATTGCAGCCATCAAACTTCTCCACACATATAAGCAATTGGGTTATTCTTTAGCCTTTAGGAAATTTGATCTTGGAAAGTACCTTGCTTTAAAACATTGGTAGAGTAGTGAATCATTGCCTTTTACCATCCTCCACCCTTGCTTGGCCAACATGGCTAGATTAAAAGCTCTCAAATCCCGAAATCCCAGTCCACCTTCTTTCTTTGAAACAGTCAGCTTATCCCAACtcttccaatgaattttccGTTCATTGCCCacttgaccccaccaaaattttgcaCATAAAGCATCTAATTCATCACATAGTTTCAAAGGGATTTGAAACACACTCATAGTGTAGGTGGGTATGGACTGTGCCACAGCCTTGATGAGGATTTCTTTGCCAGCTCTAGACAATAACATGCCCTTCCATCCTTGGAGCTTCTTCCAAATTCTATctttcaaaaatgaaaaggtGTGATACTTGGCCCTCCCAATCAAAGTTGGTAGACCAAGGTATGTTTCAAACTAGTCAACCTCCTTCACTCCCAAAGCTTCCAAAATCTGACCCTTCTGGCTATCTGAAGCGTTGCTGCTGAAGTAAGCTGAAGACTTTTCCAAATTTATACTCTGCCCAGAAGCTCTTTCATATATTTGGAGGATTTCTGCTATGGTTTCCCCTTCAGCCCAAGTTGCCTGGCAAAACAGCAATGAGTCATCAGCAAACATAAGGTTCGTGACCTTTGGTGACCCTCTGTAAATGGAAACTCCCTTAATCCATCCTTCTAATTTTGCTTTTTTCAACAGTGCAGTAAAGCCTTCTACACACAATAAGAATAGGTAGGGTGATAATGGATCTCCCTGGCAGATTCCTCTAGATGGATGGATCATTCCATAGGGTTTCCCATTTATCAGAATAGAAAAGGATGGTGTTGTCACACAGCTCATCACCCTTTCTATCCAATCAACTGGAAACCCCAACTTCTCCATAACCCGTTGAAGAAAGTGCCACTCCACACAGTCATAGGCTTTACTGATATCCAACTTCAATGCCATAGAAcccttcttcccttttttttcttgagtgc contains these protein-coding regions:
- the LOC126719657 gene encoding uncharacterized mitochondrial protein AtMg01250-like; translated protein: MALKLDISKAYDCVEWHFLQRVMEKLGFPVDWIERVMSCVTTPSFSILINGKPYGMIHPSRGICQGDPLSPYLFLLCVEGFTALLKKAKLEGWIKGVSIYRGSPKVTNLMFADDSLLFCQATWAEGETIAEILQIYERASGQSINLEKSSAYFSSNASDSQKGQILEALGVKEVD